In Bradyrhizobium sp. 1(2017), one DNA window encodes the following:
- the yacG gene encoding DNA gyrase inhibitor YacG translates to MNDHVKTPAAPLKTCPICGKPQSQATRPFCSSRCRDVDLNRWLKGSYVIPGRDDETDDVE, encoded by the coding sequence ATGAACGACCACGTCAAAACGCCCGCCGCCCCGCTCAAAACCTGCCCGATCTGCGGCAAGCCGCAGTCGCAGGCGACCCGCCCGTTCTGCTCCTCGCGCTGCCGCGACGTCGACCTGAACCGCTGGCTGAAGGGCTCCTACGTCATCCCCGGACGCGATGACGAAACCGATGATGTAGAATAG
- a CDS encoding low molecular weight phosphatase family protein, which produces MAAPPRARDPQSVLFACAMNSVRSPMAVSLLQHMFPQGLYVKSAGARKGELDPFAVSVMAELGQDISAHKPQTFEELEDWEGLNFDLIITLSPEAHHKALELTRTLAADVEYWPTQDPTTIEGSRDQKLAAYREVCDQLLMRIRRRFAKVGAASG; this is translated from the coding sequence ATGGCTGCGCCGCCACGCGCACGCGATCCGCAATCGGTGCTGTTCGCCTGCGCGATGAACAGCGTGCGCTCGCCGATGGCCGTGAGCCTGTTGCAGCATATGTTTCCGCAGGGCCTCTACGTGAAGTCGGCTGGTGCCAGGAAGGGCGAGCTCGACCCGTTCGCGGTGTCCGTGATGGCCGAGCTCGGCCAGGACATCTCCGCCCACAAGCCGCAGACCTTCGAGGAGCTGGAGGACTGGGAGGGGTTGAACTTCGACCTCATCATCACGCTGTCGCCGGAAGCTCACCACAAGGCGTTGGAGCTGACCCGCACGCTCGCGGCCGATGTCGAATATTGGCCGACGCAGGATCCCACCACCATCGAAGGCAGCCGCGACCAGAAGCTCGCCGCCTATCGCGAGGTCTGCGACCAGCTCCTGATGCGCATCCGCCGGCGCTTCGCGAAGGTGGGCGCAGCGAGCGGGTAG
- a CDS encoding Maf-like protein → MLGRPKFVLASGSPRRLSLLNQAGIEPDALRPADVDETPKRGELPRACANRLARAKADAALKSVQLDDELRGAFILSADTVVAVGRRILPKANLVDEAAQCLRLLSGRNHRVYTAICLVTPREAFRQRLVETRVRFKRLSEDDIQAYIGSGEWRGKAGGYAVQGIAGSFVVKMVGSYTNVVGLPLYETTTLLGGEGFPIRFGWLNATTAV, encoded by the coding sequence ATGCTTGGCCGCCCCAAATTCGTACTTGCCTCCGGTTCGCCGCGACGCCTGTCGCTGCTCAACCAGGCCGGCATCGAGCCGGATGCCCTCCGGCCGGCCGACGTCGACGAGACGCCGAAGCGGGGCGAGCTGCCGCGCGCCTGCGCCAACCGGCTCGCCCGGGCCAAGGCCGATGCGGCGCTCAAATCGGTGCAGCTGGACGATGAGCTGCGCGGCGCCTTCATCCTCTCCGCCGACACGGTGGTGGCGGTCGGCCGCCGCATCCTGCCCAAGGCCAACCTCGTCGACGAAGCCGCGCAGTGCCTGCGGCTGTTGTCGGGCCGCAACCACCGCGTCTACACGGCGATCTGCCTCGTCACGCCGCGCGAGGCCTTCCGCCAGCGTCTGGTCGAGACCCGCGTCCGCTTCAAACGCCTCTCGGAAGACGACATCCAGGCCTATATCGGCTCCGGCGAATGGCGCGGCAAAGCCGGCGGCTATGCCGTGCAGGGCATCGCCGGGTCCTTCGTGGTCAAGATGGTGGGGTCCTACACCAACGTGGTCGGCCTGCCGCTCTACGAGACCACCACGCTGCTCGGCGGCGAGGGCTTTCCGATCCGCTTCGGCTGGCTCAACGCCACCACCGCGGTGTGA
- a CDS encoding UPF0262 family protein gives MTKPPEQDDSTNRIVGVTLDEDSIGRSGPDIEHERAIAIYDLIEQNLFAPDGAEGQGPFTLHIGITGNRLMFDIRREDATPVVAHLLSLTPFRRIVKDYFMICDSYYQAIRTATPDKIEAIDMGRRGIHDEGSRTLQERLKGKVRIDFETSRRLFTLITVLHWKG, from the coding sequence ATGACAAAGCCGCCCGAACAGGACGACTCGACCAATCGCATCGTCGGCGTCACGCTCGACGAGGACTCGATCGGCCGTTCCGGGCCCGACATCGAGCATGAGCGCGCCATCGCGATCTACGACCTGATCGAGCAGAACCTGTTCGCGCCCGACGGTGCCGAGGGGCAGGGCCCGTTCACCCTGCATATCGGCATCACCGGCAATCGCCTGATGTTCGACATCCGCCGCGAGGACGCTACGCCCGTCGTCGCGCATCTGTTGTCGCTGACGCCGTTCCGGCGGATCGTGAAGGACTATTTCATGATCTGCGACAGCTACTATCAGGCGATCCGCACCGCGACGCCGGACAAGATCGAGGCCATCGACATGGGCCGCCGCGGCATCCATGACGAGGGATCGCGCACGCTGCAGGAGCGTCTGAAGGGCAAGGTGCGGATCGACTTCGAGACCTCGCGCCGGCTGTTCACGCTCATCACCGTCCTGCATTGGAAGGGGTGA
- the hisD gene encoding histidinol dehydrogenase, which yields MPVRLDRSSADFDQRFAAFLAAKREVSADVEAAARAIVDDVARRGDAALLEATQKFDRLTLDAASMRVTAAEVDAATKACDAATLDALKLARDRIEAYHRRQLPTDERFTDALGVELGWRYTAIESAGLYVPGGTAAYPSSVLMNAVPARVAGVARLVMVVPSPDGKLNPLVLAAASLGGVTEIYRVGGAQAVAALAHGTATIAPVAKIVGPGNAYVAAAKRLVFGKVGIDMIAGPSEVLVIADDTGNADWIAADLLAQAEHDASAQSILITDSARLAADVEKAVAAQLKTLPRAAIAGASWADFGAIIMVKTLTEAIPLADAIAAEHLEIMTDDPDALAAKIRNAGAVFLGAHTPEAIGDYVGGSNHVLPTARSARFSSGLGVADFMKRTSILKCGPDQLRALGPAAMTLGQAEGLDAHSRSIGLRLNLS from the coding sequence ATGCCCGTTCGTCTCGACCGCAGCAGCGCCGATTTTGACCAGCGATTCGCGGCCTTCCTCGCCGCCAAGCGCGAGGTGTCGGCCGACGTCGAGGCCGCCGCGCGTGCGATCGTCGACGACGTCGCCAGACGGGGCGATGCGGCCCTGCTCGAGGCCACGCAAAAGTTCGACCGGCTGACGCTGGATGCGGCGTCCATGCGCGTCACGGCCGCCGAGGTCGACGCCGCGACAAAGGCCTGCGATGCGGCGACGCTGGACGCGCTCAAGCTCGCGCGTGACCGCATCGAGGCCTATCACCGTCGGCAGCTGCCGACCGACGAACGCTTCACCGATGCCCTCGGCGTCGAGCTCGGCTGGCGCTACACCGCGATCGAATCTGCTGGCCTCTACGTGCCCGGCGGCACCGCGGCCTATCCGTCCTCGGTGCTGATGAACGCGGTGCCCGCCAGGGTCGCCGGCGTCGCGCGCCTCGTGATGGTGGTGCCCTCGCCCGACGGCAAGCTCAACCCGCTGGTGCTGGCGGCAGCGTCGCTCGGCGGCGTCACCGAGATCTATCGCGTCGGCGGTGCGCAGGCCGTGGCCGCGCTCGCGCACGGCACCGCGACGATCGCGCCGGTGGCGAAGATCGTCGGCCCCGGCAACGCCTATGTCGCAGCGGCGAAGCGGCTGGTGTTCGGCAAGGTCGGCATCGACATGATCGCCGGTCCGTCCGAGGTGCTGGTGATCGCCGACGACACCGGCAATGCCGACTGGATCGCCGCCGATCTCCTCGCACAGGCCGAGCACGATGCCAGCGCGCAGTCGATCCTGATCACCGATTCCGCGCGCCTTGCCGCCGATGTCGAGAAGGCGGTCGCGGCGCAGTTGAAGACGCTGCCGCGCGCCGCGATCGCCGGCGCTTCCTGGGCCGATTTCGGCGCCATCATCATGGTGAAGACTCTCACTGAGGCCATCCCGCTCGCGGACGCCATTGCCGCCGAGCATCTCGAGATCATGACGGATGATCCCGATGCGCTCGCCGCAAAGATCCGCAACGCCGGCGCGGTGTTCCTCGGGGCGCATACGCCGGAGGCCATCGGCGACTATGTCGGCGGCTCCAACCACGTGCTGCCGACCGCGCGCTCGGCGCGATTCTCCTCAGGGCTGGGGGTCGCCGACTTCATGAAGCGCACCTCGATCCTGAAATGCGGCCCGGATCAGCTGCGTGCGCTGGGACCTGCCGCGATGACGCTCGGACAAGCGGAGGGGCTCGACGCCCATTCGCGCTCGATTGGATTGCGCCTCAATCTGTCATGA